The following are encoded together in the Narcine bancroftii isolate sNarBan1 chromosome 10, sNarBan1.hap1, whole genome shotgun sequence genome:
- the LOC138743823 gene encoding probable G-protein coupled receptor 139: protein MYEKVKVVGDPRESYFLLVGLLSLTSKLPSILVCFIVNIVAIVILSRGRCSLSKCITFYLVAMAAADLSVVIFVVIFNRILGIYIAANTLSATPMCRVKTLLVFATTDVSVWLTVAFTFDRFVAICCEKLKHKLCTKDCAAVIVGSVLVLSYVRNIPWYFALEPLYMLDNLPLYCRLRSPFYTSPLWQSFSYFIRIATPVLPFVIILLLNVLTMRYIFVTSKARKVLLGKNGTDKRPDPEMDNRRKSIILLFSISANFIILWLIYTAHYVYERCTKTYNYSYSGYNESVYIFEETGNMLLLLSCCTNTFIYAISQNKFREELNKLMQYPLHRIVRIVNM from the coding sequence ATGTACGAGAAAGTCAAAGTAGTAGGCGACCCAAGAGAAAGCTACTTCCTCTTGGTCGGTTTGCTATCATTGACCAGTAAACTTCCATCTATTCTCGTTTGTTTTATAGTCAACATTGTGGCGATTGTGATATTGTCCCGCGGAAGGTGCAGCCTCTCCAAATGCATCACCTTCTACCTCGTGGCCATGGCAGCGGCCGATCTGTCGGTCGTTATCTTTGTCGTTATCTTCAATAGGATCCTTGGAATCTACATTGCTGCAAACACTCTCTCGGCCACTCCCATGTGTCGTGTCAAAACCCTTCTCGTTTTTGCAACAACGGACGTTTCCGTCTGGTTAACCGTTGCATTCACTTTCGATCGGTTTGTCGCTATCTGTTGTGAGAAACTCAAGCACAAACTTTGCACCAAAGACTGTGCTGCCGTCATTGTAGGGTCGGTGTTGGTTCTCAGCTACGTAAGGAATATTCCTTGGTATTTTGCACTTGAACCTCTGTATATGTTGGACAATTTGCCACTATATTGCCGATTAAGATCGCCCTTTTATACATCTCCCTTATGGCAGTCATTTTCTTATTTCATCCGCATAGCAACTCCTGTTCTTCCGTTTGTGATCATTTTATTGTTGAATGTTCTGACCATGAGGTACATATTTGTAACCAGCAAAGCCCGCAAAGTCCTTCTGGGAAAGAACGGCACTGACAAGCGCCCTGATCCTGAGATGGATAATCGGCGAAAATCCATCATTTTGCTCTTCAGCATATCGgcaaattttattattttatggcTGATATACACCGCTCATTATGTGTACGAGAGATGTACGAAAACCTATAATTACTCTTACTCAGGTTATAATGAGTCGGTTTATATTTTCGAGGAAACGGGAAATATGCTCCTACTTCTGAGCTGTTGTACCAATACTTTTATTTATGCAATTAGCCAGAATAAATTCAGAgaagaattaaataaattaatgcaatatCCTTTGCATCGGATTGTCCGAATTGTCAATATGTAG
- the LOC138743943 gene encoding galactosylceramide sulfotransferase-like, which produces MKFWKIFLWSWKGLHRILLIVAIVMSLFIVLFTLYNNHFSPPSSCARQSPPPVSPTVPTTCSPHWDLLFLKTHKTGSSTLLNILLRYSERHGLTFAFPSGGRHDFYYPSFFSPTFVSGYSPSSCFNVLANHMRFDAGEVERIPPRERLYFTILRFPSHLFESSFRYYGPIIPLTWSLPGPDKMATFLHQPWAFYRPGAFNAHYLRNLQFFDLGFDKDMDPSHPALPGILRSIEERFSLVMLMEYFDESLVLLKDVLCWELEDILYLPHNSREQESVAPLVPKMEELALLWNHLDYLLYRHFNHTFWAKVETFGRLRMAQELARLRWANAKLVEACVEGGRAVRGGLVREASLRPWQPVGGDGTIIGYNLKHGLEGPQRQLCQDILTPELQYMSRMGANLWRVKVWAAVRGILRW; this is translated from the coding sequence TTTCTCCCCCCCATCCTCCTGTGCCCGCCAGTCCCCTCCTCCTGTCTCCCCCACTGTGCCCACCACCTGCTCTCCCCACTGGGatctcctcttcctcaagacGCACAAGACTGGAAGCAGCACGCTCCTCAACATCCTCCTGCGTTACAGTGAGCGTCATGGCCTGACATTCGCCTTCCCCTCGGGAGGTCGCCACGACTTCTACTACCCTTCTTTTTTCTCTCCCACCTTCGTGTCCGGATACTCCCCTTCCTCCTGTTTCAATGTGCTGGCCAACCACATGAGGTTTGATGCAGGTGAGGTGGAACGCATCCCTCCCAGGGAGAGGCTGTATTTTACCATCCTCCGCTTCCCATCCCATCTCTTTGAGTCCAGTTTTCGATACTATGGGCCCATCATCCCATTGACCTGGAGCCTCCCTGGGCCAGACAAGATGGCCACGTTCCTCCACCAACCTTGGGCCTTCTATCGTCCTGGGGCTTTTAATGCCCACTATCTCCGCAACCTGCAGTTTTTCGACTTGGGATTTGACAAAGACATGGACCCTTCCCATCCCGCCCTTCCCGGCATCCTCCGCTCCATCGAAGAGCGCTTCTCCCTGGTCATGTTGATGGAGTATTTTGATGAGTCCTTGGTCCTTCTGAAGGATGTCCTGTGCtgggagctggaggacatcctgTACCTCCCCCACAACTCTAGGGAGCAGGAGTCCGTAGCCCCTCTGGTCCCCAAGATGGAGGAACTGGCCCTCTTGTGGAACCACCTCGACTATCTCCTTTACCGACACTTCAACCACACCTTCTGGGCAAAGGTGGAGACATTTGGCAGGCTACGGATGGCTCAGGAGTTGGCCCGCCTGCGTTGGGCCAATGCCAAGCTGGTGGAGGCCTGCGTAGAGGGTGGGAGGGCTGTTAGGGGTGGGCTCGTGAGGGAGGCCTCACTCAGGCCCTGGCAACCGGTGGGAGGGGATGGCACCATCATTGGTTATAACCTCAAGCATGGCCTGGAAGGGCCACAGCGTCAGCTCTGCCAGGACATCCTGACACCAGAGCTCCAGTACATGTCTAGGATGGGTGCCAACCTGTGGCGCGTCAAAGTCTGGGCAGCTGTGCGGGGGATTTTGAGATGGTAG